One region of Desulfovibrio sp. JC022 genomic DNA includes:
- a CDS encoding peptidylprolyl isomerase, with the protein MSQAKDGDKIRVHYAGSLEDGTEFDSSYKRGEPLEIVLGQGMLIKGFEDAVTGLTAGEKVKTTISPEEGYGPYHEEHTFEVDRNQIPPEINPEVGMMLQVNTDQGVTNVTIKSVSDEKVVLDGNHPLAGQTMIFEIELLEILS; encoded by the coding sequence ATGTCCCAAGCCAAAGACGGCGACAAAATCCGCGTTCATTATGCAGGTTCCCTTGAAGATGGAACTGAATTTGATTCATCTTATAAAAGAGGCGAGCCTCTTGAAATCGTTCTCGGTCAGGGAATGCTGATCAAGGGTTTTGAAGACGCTGTCACAGGCCTCACCGCTGGCGAAAAGGTAAAAACAACCATCAGCCCCGAAGAAGGCTACGGTCCTTACCATGAAGAACACACTTTTGAAGTGGACCGCAACCAGATTCCGCCGGAGATCAACCCCGAAGTGGGCATGATGCTTCAGGTTAACACCGATCAGGGCGTAACCAACGTAACCATCAAGTCCGTCAGCGATGAAAAAGTTGTTCTCGACGGCAACCACCCCCTCGCCGGTCAGACCATGATCTTTGAAATCGAATTGCTTGAAATCCTGTCCTAA